One Oryza glaberrima chromosome 11, OglaRS2, whole genome shotgun sequence genomic region harbors:
- the LOC127754292 gene encoding rust resistance kinase Lr10-like, whose translation MAHKKPIRFTPRQLAGFTRGYSARLSAGGFGTVYGGALPNGLGVAVKVLCGGMGRRSEEQFMAEVGTIGRTHHINLVRLFGFCFDAAVRALVYEFMGDGALDAYLFDRTRAIGDSDGLRSPPSSSLWAEAAVSQNRRKPKSAAAATRRGGARGGSGRGRRGWR comes from the coding sequence ATGGCGCACAAGAAGCCCATCCGGTTCACGCCGCGGCAGCTCGCTGGGTTCACGCGCGGCTACTCGGCGCGGCTCAGCGCCGGCGGCTTCGGGACGGTGTACGGCGGCGCGCTCCCCAACGGCCTCGGTGTGGCCGTCAAGGTGCTCTGCGGCGGCATGGGCAGGAGGTCCGAGGAGCAGTTCATGGCGGAGGTGGGCACCATCGGGAGGACGCACCACATCAACCTCGTTAGGCTGTTCGGCTTCTGCTTCGATGCCGCCGTGCGCGCGCTGGTGTACGAGTTCATGGGCGACGGCGCGCTCGATGCCTACCTGTTCGACCGGACCCGCGCCatcggcgacagcgacggcctCCGGTCTCCCCCGTCCTCTTCGCTCTGGGCTGAGGCCGCCGTGAGTCAAAATCGGCGGAAACCCaaatcggcggcggcagcaacgcGTCGGGGAGGAGCTCGTGGTGGCAGTGGTCGAGGACGGCGAGGCTGGCGGTGA
- the LOC127755172 gene encoding adenylylsulfatase HINT3-like: MSPARRLAVLRSHLQPAAPAGEGDRDVVVCAEQAAGVSTSPCSAAAAGGGREAEGKSCVFCRIIRGEAPAFKVYEDDVCLCILDSHPLAPGHSLIIPKCHFPSLEATPPHVVAAMCSKVPFLSNAIMKATQCDSFNMVVNNGAAAGQVIFHTHFHIIPRRSGDKLWPTESLRRRSIEPNETSGLVSCIKEQLYSSPEGCKAEPPSSLPKER, translated from the exons atgtcgccggcgcggcggctcgccgtGCTCCGCTCCCACCTCCagcccgccgcccccgccggcgaAGGAGACCGGGACGTCGTCGTGTGCGCGGAGCAAGCCGCGGGGGTCTCGACCTCCccttgctccgccgccgccgccgggggcgggCGGGAAGCCGAGGGGAAGAGCTGCGTGTTCTGCCGGATCATCCGCGGCGAGGCGCCGGCCTTCAAG GTCTATGAAGATGATGTATGCCTGTGCATATTGGATTCTCATCCATTGGCGCCTGG GCATTCCTTGATTATTCCAAAATGCCATTTTCCATCACTGGAAGCAACACCACCACAT GTAGTAGCAGCCATGTGTTCCAAAGTGCCATTTCTTAGTAATGCAATTATGAAGGCTACTCAATGTG ATTCATTTAACATGGTGGTTAATAATGGAGCAGCTGCAGGACAAGTTATTTTCCAT ACCCATTTCCACATAATTCCTCGAAGATCTGGCGACAAGTTGTGGCCTACAGAG AGTTTGAGAAGGCGCTCCATCGAGCCTAACGAAACTTCAGGCCTTGTTAGCTGCATCAAAGAGCAGCTCTATTCTTCACCAGAAGGCTGTAAAGCCGAACCACCATCTTCACTGCCCAAGGAACGGTGA